TGAACGCCCTCGACGGATACCGTTTCTCCGCTCATTGACGTCAGCGAATCGCCGATCGACAATTCCCAGAACGGCGTCCAGCCACGGTCAACGACCCAGAACGGATGCTCGGCGGTTGTCTCAATCAGTTGACCGGCCACTCGAAGTTCGAAGATCAGGGGCGAGCGTTCGAATATCGCTTCCACAATCTGGGTGGCGGCCGAATCTGCTTCAAGCCCTGTACATTTTCCGTGGGAAAGTTCGTGCGGTTGTTTTCGCGGGGGGGGCCGGCTGACTCGACCCTTGCGATGCGATTCCGCTGGGGTTTCCGAAATTGTGTTGGAATCCGTGGAATCGCTCGAAGTGGAAAAATCGTTCAATTCGGTCCGGCCGATCTGACGATACTCATAGCAGACATAGTGATTTTTCCTTGGTGGTTTCCTCACACTTGTCCCGGTGGTTGGACAGTGGAATTGAGACGCCAGTTTCTTTGGCCAGCAACCTGGCCGGGAGTCGATCGATCATGCATCGCGCACGCCGATGGGGCTATCTCTGCATGACCGGGCTGGGCTTGGCGATCGTCAGCCTGTCGGGTTGTCAGACCTGGGAAGGTGGTCAGACCCTTCCTTCTGGCCGATATTTGGAACATCCGCCGCAATACATCCTGCCCGATCCCCCGTTCCCCTTGACTCGGGAATTGGCCGATCAGGAAGAAAAAGCGGGTCTGCTCAACGGCTTGCCGCGAGATGGGGCACCGACTCCGGCGGCTGCTCCGGCAGTTCCCACTCCGGTGATGCCTGCTCCGATCCCCGCGCCAGCGGCTCCGGCGGCTCCGGCGGCTCCTCCGGGCAACTAAGCTGCGCTAGCCTGGCTGGAATGGCCGTGCTACAATTAGCGGCATGAGCGAAATCAATCCCATGCCGCTACCGTTATTGACGCTCCACGAGCAGATGATCGCCTGTCGTGCCTGTGCCCGACTGGTGGAATGGCGGGAAACCGTGGCTCGGGATCGTCGAGCGGCCTACCGCAACGAAGAATATTGGGGCAAGCCGATTGTCGGATTCGGCGATCCGCTCGCCCGCATTCTCGTGCTGGGATTGGCTCCGGGAGCGCACGGTGGAAATCGCACCGGTCGCGTCTTCACGGGGGATCGCTCGGGCGATTGGCTGTATGGCTCGCTGCACCGGGCCGGGCTGGCGAATCAGCCGCACGCGACGGGGCGTGATGATGGCCTGCAATTGACGGATGTGTATGTTTCCGTTTGTGTCCGCTGTGTTCCACCGGGAAATCAGCCGACACCGCAGGAACGCCAGACCTGTCTGCCGTTTTTGGAACAGGAATTGGCGTTGCTTCCGAATATTCGCGTGATTGTCTGTTTGGGATCATTTGCCTGGGATTCGGCGATTCGCTTGTTGAAATCGCGTTATCCCGTGGCCAAGAAACCGACATTTGCCCATCTTGCCGAA
This DNA window, taken from Tuwongella immobilis, encodes the following:
- a CDS encoding uracil-DNA glycosylase, whose translation is MPLPLLTLHEQMIACRACARLVEWRETVARDRRAAYRNEEYWGKPIVGFGDPLARILVLGLAPGAHGGNRTGRVFTGDRSGDWLYGSLHRAGLANQPHATGRDDGLQLTDVYVSVCVRCVPPGNQPTPQERQTCLPFLEQELALLPNIRVIVCLGSFAWDSAIRLLKSRYPVAKKPTFAHLAEAIVGPFRLVGSYHPSQQNTFTGKLTEAMQDAVWDRVKLLSSASFA